Below is a window of Malania oleifera isolate guangnan ecotype guangnan chromosome 1, ASM2987363v1, whole genome shotgun sequence DNA.
GAGAGGCGAAATGCGTTCGAGCGGGGAGGGGGAGGTGGGAGGGGGAGAGAGGGGAGGAGTGGGGGGAGTGCGAGGAGGAGGAGGGGTTCGAGGAGGGGAAGGGCACGAGGGGGGAGGCAGGAGAGGATCCGGGACCGCAGGAAAGAAATGCTCTGAGAAGAGGTCGGGTCGAGAAAGACGGACCCCCTGGAGATTGTCCGAGATCTGAAGGAGCAGAAGAGGAGGGGGGCGAAGTCAAGGGGAGGAAGGTCCGCCTCCCGCGAAGGAACGAACTCTAAGGTGGCTGTCGGAGGGGGTAGGGGGGTCTCTGTCAAGGGAAAGGGAGGATGGTGGGGGAATCAATCGAAGGGGGGGGTGTGTCTCATCTCAATCTtctctctcacctctctctcCTCTGGTCTCCGGCTCAAAACCGGCTCTCCGGGTTCGTCCGTCAGACCCTTCCCTCTCCCCTCCATCTCATTGCGCCAATTGAAAATGTGAAAACGCACATCATTTCCTTAGATTTGCTTCCCGGAGATCCCTAACTCCGTCAgctcaaacattttaaaaaaaataaaaaccagaGAGATTATCATCGTTGTGGACGTCATAGAACAACCACTCCAAGGCCTAAGAtaaggggaaaatatatatattagatttatttttgaaatgaccCAATTCAATTGAGTATTTTGGatacaaaaaatttattttgggaattttctGAATGAATAAGCGTATGAATTTATGATTTTGTGGTGTGTTCGCTTATATACATATTTTGGTTGGGAATATTAAAAGTGTGTTGAGTTAGGATCATCgttgctcctttttttttttccataataaaataTAGTTTGACCAGTGTAAAtaggtccccccccccccccatatcCCATTTTGCTAGGATAAATACCGGCTTTTGTATTTTAATATTTACCAGAGTTTTGTTGTTTGCAGAATCACTCTTTGCCAGCATGAAATTGACAATATCATATGTGCATAATAGAGACTCGAAGGACAAAATGAAAGACCCCAAATTGTGTTATTCcttgtaattttatatttatattttaatattcatttgGTTTGTGTTAATAAATGTTATATGTTCTGTTAATAATGGCCATTTACATTGCATGATAAGGTTTAATGCTCAAAAAAACCATACGAATTGAAATCTTTGGGAATCACACCTTTGGACCGATGGGGgcagggttttttatttttttgaggcTTAATTGAAAGCCTCACCGTAAACCGAAACCCTACCAGGTTCCCTGCACGTGAGTTACTTAGAAAAATCCCTCCTAAAAACTCAACATGTCCGGCCGATCGAGGGTTTGTATTGTTGGAAATTAAAATCTGACACCCTTTAGCATTAAAATTTATGGGTTTCAGGGTCAACGAGATGCAGGTAAATGGCCTGTCGTTTCTAACAACGTATGGGAAAGTCAAAATTGATTGAACTTAGGGAGAGGACCTTTGTGAGGCAACTAACTAAAAAAGACTTAGTGTTTCCTCAAGTCGACTGAACTCATATTGAGGAGACTTTCAAATTTTTTCCAACAATCCGAAGCGCCTGAAAACTCCGCATTGTGTCATTTTTTGACCTCAGGTGGACTCGAACGTTAGGCCCCCCGGGCGACTTGAACCTCAAGCCAGTTTTGGGAAAATTGCCTTTGGTTTCAACCACCCCCGCAGGTTCTCCATCGGCAACTCGAACTTTAAATTGTCTTTTTCCCTATTGTAAagtgttcgggcgatcgaacctatgGTGCCACCCCCTTTTTTGGTTTTGGTAATGGGCCCCCCCCCACAccacccccccgcccccccccctaAAAAATGGTGCTGTCGAACGAGAACTTTTCCGGATTCCCATAATTTTTTACACGCGATAAGCCTGAgattaatttaattaaactttcattttaaacattttcccaaaaatttcctCCCCTTATGATCCCCAAcggtaatattttttaaaaagataatcgatatataaaaaataaaaccaCACTTTTCGTTTTGGATGCAATAACAATATAAGCAATTATTAAAGAAATATAATATACAGCGGGGGTAAAAATTCTCTCTAATTGTTCTGGACCCATATTTGCTTTATATTTCCGATATTTtccgaaaaaagaaaaaaggtagACCAAATTTTTTAATTACCCTTTCCCtctcattatttttaaattctttcctggctaaatatttttcaaaaatagagaGTTAATATTTTAGTCTTGAGCATCCTTCTTGCCAACTAAATTGTCAGTAAAGTTAGTTTTGGATACAATTCTCAGCTTGTGTGAGGTTTATATATATGCTTTTTTGTATACTCTTCCATTACTCTTCATGTTAGTTACTTGCGGCGTGGTGTTTGATAGTTTTTCCCTTTGGGAGAGTGAAGTTAGGGGTTTATTTCTTTTCCCCCTCAATATATTTGATTGGTAAATATGTTTTTAGAAGAACTGTTTGGTAAGAGGTTTGTGGTTTttctgagtcttggcatcttcattGCCAGATGAAGTCGAAAGCTTGCCCTATGCACTATctgataaattatttttttgaatcaaAGCTTTGATCCCCCTAAAAAATCTTCGGATTGTGCttatacttgaaaaataatttgtatttgagatttttttctttcttccccCTTTGAGGATTCAAGtgttcttttatatatatttgattttaatattaatttgttCTTGAATCAAAGTAATCTCTCTCCATCCACGTAATAACTACAcaccacacacgcacacacacaaatatatatttgttattgaggagctgatacaatttttttttaacaaatctcacttgagcattactCCATATCATCCCTTGTGAAGCTGCATATTTTATTGAACTGTATTGTGGTTAACATAATATGGCTTGTGTAGAAGCGCTTAAAAAATTTGTATGCCAAATTTCAATTATCtatgtattccaggcgtggccggAGGGGTTAATCTAAAACCTGGAAGGATAAGTTGTTTAGGGGTTCTTTTTTTCCTGTGCCATGCTGgttgattttaaaatttgtataatttAAATACAACTTCATTTATTTGGTTTACCTTCTTATAATGCTCTAAAGTGAACCATTAGGATTGTGAAATGTGTGCTAACTAAATTAATTCTAATTGCCTCggagagaaattttttaaatctccattCATCCCCCTATTGTAATTGCACCAAagtcaaaatatatatataaattagagttttaaatttaaaaacctGTAAGAGGTGATCAATTGCCCTATTTTTTAGTTAGGCAAAATAAACCCCGAGAATTATTATGAGATACTTGACAGTTCTCTTCGCCCAGTGTAACCTAGATTTATGAAAATAACACTccaattgtgtggtatgagaataaTTTATTATCTTATTGCATATTTAAATCAAACctgttggaatttttttttatggGTATTCATATGGGTAAAAGTTGTGGTATTATAGTGATTTTTTTTGGATTTGTTAGAGTGGGAAATAATGCAAATATTGTGAATTTGAATGGTTTAATAAGATCAACGGGGGGTTGGATGgttagaaaaattttggaaaaaattattGTGAATTGTGTTATTGAGAAATTGATTGTTGATAATGAATGGGAGAGATTAAACTTGCGaatttatgtattaaaaaaaGTAAGAATTGATCATAACTAAAATaatgtttatatttatttaaatttttttttccattatatgTTCTAAGAACCTTTGATGACTATAGGTGGTTGTTCCAGACTGTAACTACATACGAGaatcagtgcaaccacactattctaaGAGTGTTGACGGATGAAAAGTTGATTTGGCCAGAGAATGGTTGTGTACCATCCTGGAGTCCAGACCAGGAAGCAGTGGGCAAATCGAACTTACAGATGAGTTATTTTGATTTAGTCTTGATAGGTCAACTAaggctaagtccagttttcgaactgcacaacccatcatgggggttaaacatgtctTTAGTCCAAAATAAaaggttcttttatacatatttgtagatttatgtaatTGTGACTATTATTGAGCCGAAGTTATTAACTAAAGAAAAATAAGTATATATTTTTTACCATATAAGTGCGAGTTACATTTTTACaaatgttatttttatttaaagttaaattaatggatgtattttgcttacataaaaactaattttaaccacacactgataataatctaatctattttactgaaaagtgtctcactccaataaatattttcacatttcaggACATACATGAAATCAAGCCTAGCGAACTTCGGGGCGAGGTGTTAGTTATTATAATCTAGTGTAAGTACTGTGTGATACTAAGTTctttatatatgttttctttttgCTAAATTTGTAATAAGGTTATTTGGATGTACCTATGCAAAACGTGTAATTGTTGAGGGTTTTTTAGTTTCTCTGGTATGGTATAAGATTTTAAGTTATTTCCTGCCCCTGGCATGCCATTGAAATTAATTTATGGAGAGTCACTCCTAGACTCCACTGGGTTCGGGTTGTTACAATTATGGTGTCAAAGATAGTTTAATATTTTCAGGACGTGACAGCAACTCTTGAgctttttttagagagagagagagagagagagagagagagagagagagagagagagactttctGTTAATAACAAtttataaaaaggaaaaatgaaaattaattgCCCTTACTAGGCATTAAATTGTTAGCGTAATGGAAATATCCGACTTAATTGAAattgtgtatttatttatataacaCTAGCTTGGTTTTTAGATTGTTTTGTGGGTTCACGAAGTAAAGTTTAATCATAATTTATGAAATAAGCACATTGACAACAGAATATTAAAAGAATGGTTCCTTTTGAAGTATGAAAGATGCTAAATCTCATCTCTCTAATCTAATTAAATCAACATTTCTTAAATATCCACAATACCacgaacgagagagagagagagagagagagagagagagagaacatctTTTATCTTTTTCCCATGTAACGACTGTACATTCTCTGCATTGCAAGACAACTGCTCGCAAAATTATTTTTCCCTACTTAAAATTAGTACACGGCCAACACAAGCAAAACTGAACCATACAAAGtaactgaataaataaataaaccaataaaaaaataacaaagcAAAACACTCGGATTAAACTTCCGACTTTGAAAAGAGGCATTCATCCGGATGCTAGTCCTCCTAGTAAAATAAGTCATTTCCAGGAGAAATAGGCATCAAGGAATAACAGGATGTGAGCATTGCTTGCTCCAAAGTGTCGCCAGTACCGCTGCAACACACCCCCCCCCACTTGAAATCCAAAGTATGACGCATTCCATGAGAGCTCTCCTCATTGACACATCCACCAACACAACCTCCTTCCTAAATATGCTGTTCAGCTAGTTCACAGCGAAGCCATGCTTTCCAGGCTTTCACCAGACAATAATCCCTACAAGGAAAATTAGCTTCCTTGCCGCAGTATCAttagtttcattttttttctttttttcctctcttctttttctctctgtctctcttttGTCCAACCCTTGAAACCCTCAGACAGAAAATCTGCCAAAGGTTGAGAAAATATTTAGCAATCAGAGACACCCGATCTCCAAAACTCTTTGTCATCCTTTACATCTATTCAGCAACATTGCAAGGCTCTAAACAAAATCACCCACTGCTGCTGTCCTAGaacctataaaaaaaaaaagggtaatcCCACAATTATGTTTGTGTTTATTCACAACTGGATTCTCTCGCATCAGTCCCCAAAACTGCAACACAGGAATCAGTCCTTCAATGCTAATCCTCACAGCAGTTGCTAAGGTCATCATGAATATCACACCCCATACTGTTCTTGCTAGGAACAATATCCAGAAGCTTCAAGTCAGAATAGAAACCACAATCACCATGAGAATCCCCAACTTGTATTTCTTTAGGATCTTCTACATATCTCTCACCCTGTTTGCCATGTATATCTCTACAATTCGCCACTTCACTCTCATTTATCCACTTCTCCTCAGCGTCTCCAAGGCAATTCTCTTTATGGTCTTCTGGGTCAGAAATGGGAGCAACTTGTTCAATCTGAGATTCCCCACCAGAGTCATCATCTTCCTCTGTAGATCCAAATTCACTCCTTTGCCACTCATCATTGTCACTGTCAATGTTCAGTGGGTCAAACCTGCTCTGCTCAGCACGCTTTCGTAGCATAAAAACATTGAAATAATAGCTGACAAGATCCTTCTTTGTTCGGGATGGGAAAACCACAGAGAGATGGTCCCAAAAATTCTTACCCAATGAAGCAGGGTTAGAGAGGACAACATCATTGAAAGCTTGTTCTTCTTTTTCACTCCATTTCTTTGCAACCTCTTCTCCCATATCACAGAAGCCCAACTCCTCAAATATCTTCTGCCCAAGTTTTTCCTTCAGTCTGTCCCTCACTGTGCCGACATGTTGCCTCACACATCTAACAGAACCCCGATCAAGGCAGCCACACTCACTTCTCAATCCCTCACCCTCACCTCCACAGCAACTCTCTGCAGTTGACTCTGGATAAGGCATTGGAAGGACGCAAGTACCTATCAGCTTTTCTGCATTGCCATCATCATCCATGACAGTTAAACCTGAAGTTTCTGAAAATGCAAAGCATGGATCAGACCTATCTGAAGGTTCTGACGAATTTTGGAAATTCTGTTGGCCCCATTCTGGGACATATGCCTGATGATCAGGTCCAACAGAAACCAGCTTCCGAGGAGGATAATCCGTAAAAGATAGACAGTAGAATCCATCAGGCTGAACCAAGGCCTTCACTCGGGGGTCACATTCAAAATATTCAGGAAAAAGAGATGAATAAGCTGCAGCCTCCGACTTAGCATCTTCATCAAAAATACTGCCATCCACCCATAAGAAACTAGAAAAGCTGCCAGAAGCATCAGTTTCAAATTCCTTGTTAGCCCCATTCAAGATTTCTCCAGCTGAGTCACTTGCAACACGCCTTTCATGATATTTGCTAGGGCTGTCCTCAACTTCACCATTTTTACATTTGAATAAgttttaataaaagaaaaaattcaattttcaataaaaaaaaaaaaaagcatcaacccaagaaaaaaaaaaaacaaaaagaaaaagaatattgAACATCGACAGAACGCATTCCAGCCCATGTATGCACAGCCCATCAAACATGACATGAATTGCTTAAAAACCACAATTCAATTATCTTCACCTCTATGAATCCTGCTAAGACACAACCTTAGGAAAATGCTCAGCCATAAAATCACAAAGCTAAACAATCAGGCCACATATGACAAGTGGTCCAAAAAGATGACTTAGACCATATATCTGACAGGAAGCTAAAATAAGTCCAGACTTAATCTAACAAAAAAACTACATGATCATATTTGACATGAGGCcaaaacaagtctatggacttccCAAACTCAACCAAAAGCCACAAAAATCACAAATCAGTGGTGTGCCACTATTGAACATGAAAGCAAAAAGCaaaaaacaaataatttttttatgttccaaatttttttgaccaaaaaaaaaaaaatttttttttttttttttttttgtgggacTGCATGTAACAATCAGTCAAACATCTTGTTTTGGAATCGATCAATATGGTCATTTTCTATATCAATAGATCTAAAAGATGAAGCAAAACTTCAGGCGTTCCACACATTTTTCACAAGACTCATCATATAACTGTCTCCTTAACTTAGtaaatttatctaatatttttctttttgttaagTAAATTTATCTAATATTAAGAATGACAGAGGTTAACCATCTTACCTGAAGTTTGAACCTTAAGGGAAGCATCATTACAAGGAAAAATATCAAAAACTGAAGCCAGACCGTTAATGGGCTCCGACTGTCTCGGTTGCTTACAAGCAACCTCATGAGAATTCTCACCACCAAAAGGACGTTTGTGTGCCATTGTTCCCTATGTCAGAATTAAATACATTTTAGAGattgaaatgaaaaaaatatgCCTAAAACAATCATGGTTCTAAAAATAGTTAGGCACTAGGCAGCATACTGGAACTTAGAAAGAACAACAAAATAATCGCAATGACAATAATAACCCTTTAGGAGTTTGGAGATACAAAGGCTTGATTTTACCTAACAAAATTATGTCCTACAATAAATATGAACATGCTTAAAACTTGATACTAGATGCAATAAACAGTAACCTAGGTTTAAAAGGATGCTTAATTTGCCAAATCTTCCGTTTCCTACAAGAGATCTACCTCCCTTTGCTGACTAAACAAACAATTCATCCAGCATAAAAAATTTGCAGTTGGTTTTGACTCATAGAGACAAAGAAGTGGAAACCCACAAGTTGTTTCTTTACATGTGAgtttagtgaaaaaaaaatagCATAGTTTTCAAACACAGACCAGACCATACGGTCCAACCGAGTCGGACCAGAAAGAGGCACATAGTTCGTCTGAATTACATGCTAACTGGAGATTCTCTGAACCAAGGTCAATAATTCTCAAACTCAGACAGGACCAAACAAGATAGTCTGACCAGGTCAAACCGGAAAGGGGCACATAGCTTGTCCAGATTACATGCAGAACTGGAAATTCTCAGAACTAGGGTCAACCTGACCAAACTTGAATGACCATTCTAACTTGACCTGAACCGTTATAAAGTAAGCCTATCTCCCACTAAAAAAATTTATCCTGCACTCAAGGACACTCGAACTCACAACCTTGGGAAGCATAATATATATGACTTACCAGCAAACCAATTGCACGGATTTGCTTAATAAATGAACAAAACCTTATATAGAAGTCGTTCTGACAATATTATATATCTACacatgttaaaattttttaaaacttacatttaaaacattctttTTATCCACTAGTACTCTTCCAGGGGAAGATCAAGGTGGGCTGGAGAGGCCGCTCCCCCCAAACCtctaatttcttttttttaatattatcatattttaattaatttctcATTAGTAT
It encodes the following:
- the LOC131147142 gene encoding uncharacterized protein LOC131147142 is translated as MILEGTMAHKRPFGGENSHEVACKQPRQSEPINGLASVFDIFPCNDASLKVQTSVEDSPSKYHERRVASDSAGEILNGANKEFETDASGSFSSFLWVDGSIFDEDAKSEAAAYSSLFPEYFECDPRVKALVQPDGFYCLSFTDYPPRKLVSVGPDHQAYVPEWGQQNFQNSSEPSDRSDPCFAFSETSGLTVMDDDGNAEKLIGTCVLPMPYPESTAESCCGGEGEGLRSECGCLDRGSVRCVRQHVGTVRDRLKEKLGQKIFEELGFCDMGEEVAKKWSEKEEQAFNDVVLSNPASLGKNFWDHLSVVFPSRTKKDLVSYYFNVFMLRKRAEQSRFDPLNIDSDNDEWQRSEFGSTEEDDDSGGESQIEQVAPISDPEDHKENCLGDAEEKWINESEVANCRDIHGKQGERYVEDPKEIQVGDSHGDCGFYSDLKLLDIVPSKNSMGCDIHDDLSNCCED